From the genome of Candidatus Thorarchaeota archaeon:
GAACTGGAGGCTGAAAAGAAATGAAACTCACGAGTCAGAAGAGGCTCGCAGCAAAGGTCATGAAGACCGGCACTTCAAGGGTCTGGATTGACCCCAAGTTCCAAGACGAGGTGTCATTGGCCATCACGAAAGAGGACATCAGACGTCTTGTTGACGAGGGTGCCATTCAACCCAGACAGAAGACTGGTGTCAGCAGAGGCCGGGCAAGGTACTCTGAGGCACAGAAGCGCAAGGGCAGAAGAATGGGACCCGGAAGGAAGAAGGGCAAGCACACAGCTGTCTTGACAGGAAAGAGAAGATGGATGATGAAGATTAGGCCGATGCGACGAGAACTCAAACGACTCCGGGACGATGGTTCCATTGAGCCGAGGGTCTATCGTCAGTTGTACCTGAAGGCGAAAGGCAATTCGTTCAGGAACACGGCCCACCTCAAGACATACATAGCTGATCAGAGACTGG
Proteins encoded in this window:
- a CDS encoding 50S ribosomal protein L19e, encoding MKLTSQKRLAAKVMKTGTSRVWIDPKFQDEVSLAITKEDIRRLVDEGAIQPRQKTGVSRGRARYSEAQKRKGRRMGPGRKKGKHTAVLTGKRRWMMKIRPMRRELKRLRDDGSIEPRVYRQLYLKAKGNSFRNTAHLKTYIADQRLGVK